A single Panthera uncia isolate 11264 chromosome E2 unlocalized genomic scaffold, Puncia_PCG_1.0 HiC_scaffold_19, whole genome shotgun sequence DNA region contains:
- the ZNF329 gene encoding zinc finger protein 329 → MRLKMTPQNIPEEELSCDVEMEGFAREGSHLSILGNNRDCKNWEGHLRQSALTQEKPGTQEIICEYSGLGERLSASSDLLPSKRVPTNGFHIRDSDVKSLDCDPALHSCAKNYVAKRTSDSDACGRAFDHSGEVFQLGRDQTREKPYKYPESVKSFNHFTPLGEPKVRKKGKKLYEGKDLGDIFTLSSSLNENRRSHLGEKLYKCSECGKCFKRNSSLVLHHRTHTGEKPYTCTECGKSFSKNYNLIVHQRIHTGEKPYKCNKCGKAFSDGSALTQHQRIHTGEKPYECLECGKTFNRNSSLILHQRTHTGEKPYRCNECGKPFTDISHLTVHLRIHTGEKPYECSKCGKAFRDGSYLTQHERTHTGEKPFECVECGKSFNRNSHLIVHQKIHSGEKPYECKECGKTFIESAYLIRHQRIHTGEKPYGCNQCQKLFRNIAGLIRHQRTHTGEKPYECNQCGKAFRDSSCLTKHQRIHTKETPYQCPECGKSFKQNSHLVVHQRLHSREGPSQCPQCGKTFRRSSSLIRHQRKHSGEQPMET, encoded by the coding sequence ATGAGATTGAAAATGACACCTCAGAATATTCCTGAGGAAGAACTATCCTGTGATGTGGAAATGGAAGGATTTGCAAGAGAGGGTTCCCATCTTTCCATTCTAGGTAATAATCGGGACTGTAAGAACTGGGAGGGACATTTGAGGCAGTCAGCTTTAACTCAGGAGAAACCAGGGACTCAGGAAATAATTTGTGAATATTCTGGACTTGGGGAGCGTTTGAGTGCAAGTTCAGACCTTCTGCCATCTAAGAGAGTTCCTACAAATGGTTTTCATATACGTGACTCAGATGTTAAAAGTTTGGATTGCGACCCAGCTTTACACAGTTGTGCAAAAAATTATGTAGCTAAGAGAACTAGTGACAGTGATGCTTGTGGAAGAGCCTTCGACCATTCTGGCGAGGTTTTTCAACTTGGAAGAGATCAAACAAGAGAGAAACCCTATAAATACCCTGAAAGTGTTAAATCTTTCAATCATTTTACTCCTCTTGGTGAACCAAAAGTAcggaaaaaggggaagaaactgTATGAAGGTAAGGATTTGGGGGACATCTTTACCCTGAGTTCATCTCTTAATGAAAACAGGAGGAGTCACCTTGGAGAGAAACTGTATAAATGCAGTGAATGTGGCAAATGCTTCAAACGGAACTCTTCTCTTGTTTTGCATCACCgaactcacactggagagaaaccttatacCTGTACTGAATGTGGAAAATCATTCTCCAAAAACTACAACCTGATTGTGCATCAAAGAATCCATACAGGAGAGAAGCCCTATAAATGCAAtaaatgtgggaaagccttcagtgaTGGGTCAGCTCTCACACAACaccagagaattcacactggGGAAAAACCTTATGAGTGTCTAGAATGTGGGAAAACCTTCAACCGAAATTCATCACTGATTTTGCATCAAAGAACTCATACAGGGGAAAAACCATATAGATGTAATGAGTGTGGGAAACCTTTCACTGACATCTCCCACCTCACCGTGCATCTCAGAATCCACACTGGGGAGAAGCCCTATGAATGTAGCAAATGCGGAAAGGCTTTCCGGGATGGCTCATACCTTACCCAGCATGAGAGgactcacactggagagaagccctTTGAATGTGTGGAGTGCGGGAAGTCCTTCAACCGAAACTCTCACCTCATTGTGCATCAAAAAATTCACTCtggggagaaaccctatgaatgtaaagaGTGTGGGAAAACTTTCATTGAGAGTGCTTACCTCATCAGGCACCAGAGGATTCATACTGGTGAGAAGCCCTATGGCTGTAACCAGTGTCAGAAACTTTTCAGGAACATTGCTGGCCTCATCCGGCACCAGAGGACTCATACTGGTGAGAAGCCCTACGAGTGTAATCAGTGTGGTAAAGCTTTCAGGGACAGTTCTTGTCTGACCAAGCACCAGAGAATTCACACAAAGGAGACCCCATACCAGTGTCCTGAATGTGGAAAGTCCTTCAAGCAGAACTCTCACTTGGTGGTACATCAGAGACTCCACAGCAGGGAGGGTCCCAGCCAGTGTCCTCAGTGTGGGAAAACGTTCAGAAGGAGCTCGTCCCTCATCCGACATCAAAGAAAACACTCTGGAGAGCAGCCCATGGAAACATAA